In Oncorhynchus kisutch isolate 150728-3 linkage group LG5, Okis_V2, whole genome shotgun sequence, a genomic segment contains:
- the LOC116374142 gene encoding carboxy-terminal domain RNA polymerase II polypeptide A small phosphatase 1-like has translation MDHQSSIITQISRDEEANREKGPPPSSSKKPRSRGLFHSLFCCLCHDQAEPPPVNNNAPLLVEENGTVSKVQVRPLLPQAKSKDAGKICVVIDLDETLVHSSFKPVNNADFIIPVEIDGTVHQVYVLKRPHVDEFLKRMGELFECVLFTASLAKYADPVSDLLDKWGAFRCRLFRESCVFHRGNYVKDLSRLGRDLNKVIIIDNSPASYVFHPDNAVPVASWFDDMADTELLDLIPFFEGLSKVEDVYTVLRQQRDSS, from the exons ATGGACCACCAGTCCTCAATAATCACGCAAATTAGTCGAGATGAAGAGGCGAATAGAGAGAAGG GTCCCCCACCCTCGTCGTCTAAGAAGCCCAGGAGTCGAGGCCTGTTCCACAGCCTCTTCTGCTGCCTATGTCATGACCAGGCTGAGCCCCCGCCGGTCAACAACAACGCCCCACTACTGGTGGAGGAGAACGGGACTGTCTCCAAG GTCCAAGTCAGACCGCTGCTGCCTCAGGCCAAGTCAAAAGACGCAGGGAAGATCTGTGTTGTCATAGACCTGGATGAAACACTGGTCcatagctcattcaag CCGGTGAACAATGCTGATTTTATCATTCCCGTAGAGATCGATGGAACTGTTCATCAG GTATATGTGTTGAAGCGACCTCACGTGGATGAGTTCCTTAAGAGGATGGGAGAGCTGTTTGAATGTGTTCTGTTCACAGCTAGCCTGGCTAAG TATGCTGACCCAGTGTCAGACCTGCTGGATAAGTGGGGCGCGTTCCGCTGCCGTCTGTTCCGTGAGTCGTGTGTGTTCCACCGGGGGAACTATGTAAAGGACCTGAGTCGTCTGGGCAGGGACCTGAACAAGGTCATCATCATAGACAACTCCCCAGCCTCCTACGTCTTCCACCCAGACAACGCT GTGCCTGTGGCGTCGTGGTTCGATGACATGGCCGACACCGAGCTCCTGGATCTAATCCCCTTCTTCGAAGGGCTCAGTAAAGTGGAGGATGTCTACACGGTGCTCAGGCAACAGAGGGACTCCAGCTAG